One segment of Vagococcus martis DNA contains the following:
- the nadE gene encoding ammonia-dependent NAD(+) synthetase — MDELQQIIIKNLQVAPQIKAKEEIVKRVQFLKDYMLAHPFLKTYVLGISGGQDSTLAGKLAQLAISELREETGDTDYKFIAVRLPYGVQKDEDDAQKSLNFIQPDESLVINVKSSVDALVKELNEGSTIEVSDFNKGNIKARQRMVSQYAVAGQRSGAVIGTDHAAENLTGFFTKFGDGAADVLPLFGLNKRQGKALLKELGADKSLYEKIPTADLEENKPMIADEDALGVTYEAIDDYLEGKEVSDKDRETIERWYKKSEHKRHLPITLGDTFWVK, encoded by the coding sequence ATTACAACAAATTATTATAAAAAACTTACAAGTAGCCCCTCAGATTAAGGCAAAAGAAGAAATCGTGAAACGTGTGCAATTTTTAAAAGACTACATGTTAGCACATCCGTTTTTAAAAACATATGTTTTAGGCATTAGCGGCGGACAAGACTCCACTTTAGCCGGTAAACTTGCACAACTAGCAATCAGTGAATTACGCGAAGAAACGGGTGATACTGATTATAAATTTATTGCCGTTCGTTTGCCTTATGGCGTTCAAAAAGATGAAGATGACGCACAAAAATCATTAAATTTTATTCAACCAGATGAATCATTAGTTATAAATGTAAAATCTAGCGTGGATGCTTTAGTGAAAGAATTAAATGAAGGTTCAACTATCGAGGTGAGTGATTTTAATAAAGGAAATATTAAAGCTCGTCAAAGAATGGTATCGCAATATGCGGTGGCAGGTCAAAGAAGTGGCGCGGTAATTGGGACAGATCATGCCGCTGAAAATCTAACAGGTTTTTTCACCAAATTTGGTGATGGCGCAGCAGATGTTTTACCTTTATTTGGATTAAACAAAAGACAAGGAAAAGCCTTGCTAAAAGAACTGGGTGCTGATAAATCATTGTATGAGAAAATTCCAACAGCTGATTTAGAAGAAAATAAACCAATGATAGCTGATGAAGATGCTTTAGGCGTGACTTATGAGGCAATTGATGATTACTTAGAAGGTAAAGAAGTTAGTGATAAAGATAGAGAAACAATTGAGAGATGGTATAAAAAGTCAGAACATAAACGTCATTTACCGATTACGTTAGGAGACACGTTTTGGGTAAAATAG
- a CDS encoding LTA synthase family protein, which produces MESRVQRRVEQKQKKSWLKRIFTNPITKILLTLIIVYLSNFYLQLSQNSWSFSLAWKFAMEWHVEKFLLGTLVLLFLDMFLISLSGSFLIGNIIYITSIGLLGIANSQKMALRMEPIYPDDLKMIFEFTMMKDIIGNTYFILALILIGLALAGLVYALYRSIRLSKRQQIVRLVCFAVSIAGLFYASLFNQPNNLLRKEYNKTALWIPYSQKMNYYNTGFMGGFLYNLKVEAMDEPKNYSKETIDKIVKKYDTKAKENNAKKKYKEKPNVVFIMSESFSDPEKLDGIKLNKSPITDFRSVARQSVYSGEMLSQNYGGGTANIEFEALTGISMGLLNSQMTTPYTMMLPKKTEFPSIVSSLKQQDYQTVAIHPYNTSMYKRKDVYNVLGFNEFLDENTMTHKEKLSDNGYISDASAFSEVLDVMGKSDQASFVHLVTMQTHMPYNNKYTNSPFTQTTSTTNASIDNYAFDISYTSEALKQFIEEINKLDRQTIVVFWGDHLPSIYPDDIVEKNNPITTHLTEYLIYDTLSKGIHKEEVMSPFYFSSLITNFSPVEQTGFNALLLELQKVLPAFEKQMYYVNGKWEKEVSFTKEERELYEDYQLMVYDLVSGEKYGQKMFDVQS; this is translated from the coding sequence ATAGAATCAAGGGTTCAAAGACGAGTAGAGCAGAAGCAAAAAAAATCATGGCTAAAAAGGATTTTTACTAATCCAATTACCAAAATCTTACTAACTTTAATTATTGTTTACTTAAGTAATTTCTATTTACAACTAAGTCAAAATTCTTGGAGCTTCTCGCTTGCGTGGAAGTTTGCCATGGAGTGGCATGTTGAGAAATTTCTACTAGGGACGCTAGTATTGCTATTTTTAGATATGTTTCTTATTAGTTTAAGCGGGTCGTTTTTAATAGGAAATATCATTTATATCACGAGTATTGGGTTACTGGGTATTGCCAACAGTCAGAAAATGGCATTGAGGATGGAACCTATCTACCCAGATGATTTAAAAATGATTTTTGAGTTTACGATGATGAAAGATATCATTGGAAATACGTATTTCATTTTAGCGTTGATACTGATAGGTCTAGCATTAGCAGGACTAGTCTATGCCTTGTATCGGTCAATTCGTTTAAGCAAGCGTCAACAAATCGTTCGTTTAGTGTGTTTTGCCGTGTCAATCGCAGGGCTATTTTATGCCAGCTTATTTAATCAACCAAACAACCTATTGCGAAAAGAATATAATAAAACAGCTTTATGGATTCCATATAGTCAAAAAATGAATTACTATAATACAGGTTTCATGGGAGGCTTTTTATATAATTTAAAAGTTGAAGCCATGGATGAACCAAAAAATTATTCGAAAGAAACAATCGACAAAATCGTCAAAAAATATGATACAAAAGCAAAAGAGAATAATGCTAAAAAGAAATACAAAGAAAAACCTAATGTGGTCTTTATCATGTCTGAAAGTTTTTCTGATCCTGAAAAGTTAGATGGCATTAAATTAAATAAAAGTCCTATTACTGATTTTAGAAGTGTAGCACGTCAGTCGGTTTATTCTGGTGAGATGTTGTCGCAAAACTATGGTGGTGGGACAGCAAATATCGAATTTGAAGCATTGACAGGAATTTCAATGGGGTTACTTAATTCTCAAATGACGACACCATATACTATGATGTTACCTAAGAAAACGGAATTTCCATCGATTGTATCGAGTTTAAAACAACAGGATTATCAAACGGTGGCTATTCATCCTTACAATACATCAATGTATAAACGTAAAGATGTTTACAATGTTCTTGGTTTTAATGAGTTTTTAGATGAAAATACCATGACTCATAAGGAAAAGTTATCAGATAATGGTTATATTTCAGATGCCTCAGCGTTTAGTGAAGTGCTAGATGTGATGGGTAAATCTGATCAAGCGTCTTTTGTGCACTTAGTAACCATGCAAACACATATGCCTTATAACAATAAATACACAAATTCGCCGTTTACGCAGACAACATCAACGACAAATGCGTCGATTGATAATTACGCATTTGATATTTCTTATACATCAGAAGCGTTGAAACAATTTATTGAAGAAATCAATAAATTAGATAGACAGACGATTGTGGTTTTCTGGGGAGATCATCTACCGTCTATTTACCCAGATGATATTGTTGAAAAAAACAACCCAATTACCACTCATTTAACAGAGTATTTGATATATGATACGTTGTCGAAAGGGATACATAAAGAAGAAGTCATGAGCCCATTTTACTTTTCAAGTTTGATTACTAATTTTTCCCCTGTCGAACAAACAGGATTTAATGCTCTATTACTTGAATTACAGAAAGTATTACCAGCATTTGAAAAACAAATGTATTATGTAAATGGAAAATGGGAAAAAGAAGTATCTTTTACTAAAGAAGAAAGAGAACTCTATGAGGACTATCAGTTAATGGTTTATGATTTGGTTTCAGGTGAAAAGTATGGTCAGAAAATGTTTGATGTCCAATCATAA